The following proteins are encoded in a genomic region of Primulina huaijiensis isolate GDHJ02 chromosome 3, ASM1229523v2, whole genome shotgun sequence:
- the LOC140973499 gene encoding uncharacterized protein, which translates to MPFLDIAISQPCSCFHNNIFTFSSESSSHSKLVIDNDRPLASSLSWKSITSTKKVGKNINLGRIEVCRGGLTVKAVPALEITNRACKNEELKQYRNTLKMDIDSIRSNAYVCEPQASGEDSTEVDERERLRRSRISKANKGNTPWNKGKKHSPETIQRIKERTRMAMQDPKIKMKLVNLGHAQSEETRIKIGVGVRVGWERRREKLMLQETCYYEWKHLIAAASREGLLGEEEVQWDSYKILKKQYEEEWHQSVELRKNISRPKGSKRAPKSSEQKRKIAAAIAAKWADPEYRDRVCSGLAKFHGTPEGVERKPRKRPSIDEQTRKTSAKKKVESDDLAKHETKDQRIRLKKSSTPLYKDPFASSKLEMLKNIRAQRVAAMNKKSEAISRAKLLIAEAEKAATALEIAYKSSTLAQASLSESREIISEAISFIKLMENGDPVLCEFSDATTEPLLQQPDTNIQILSSSDSEAETYSLNAFALSDTVNGNAANSCYDDLVKAGENSRQTSYDGFLPQESINNVNCTNAIMNLADPKLTPNGIASHGKISLLNGVKKNIQSGKAEGPLKQEKKTKIWVCGRLVEVEEQT; encoded by the exons ATGCCTTTTTTAG ATATTGCCATTTCACAACCTTGTTCTTGTTTCCACAACAACATATTTACATTTAGTTCTGAAAGCAGCTCTCACAGTAAATTAGTAATAGACAATGATAGGCCATTGGCATCTTCGCTTTCTTGGAAAAGTATTACTAGCACTAAAAAAGTGGGTAAGAACATTAATTTGGGGAGAATTGAGGTATGCCGAGGTGGGCTGACTGTAAAGGCTGTTCCCGCCCTTGAGATAACCAATAGAGCTTGCAAAAATGAAGAGTTGAAACAGTACCGGAACACATTGAAGATGGATATTGATTCAATAAGATCAAATGCTTATGTGTGTGAACCCCAAGCTTCTGGTGAAGACTCTACTGAGGTGGACGAGAGAGAGAGGCTGAGACGGAGTAGAATTTCCAAAGCAAACAAAGGGAACACGCCTTGGAACAAAGGCAAGAAGCACAGTCCAG AAACCATTCAGAGGATCAAAGAGAGAACCAGGATGGCCATGCAAGATCCTAAG ATTAAGATGAAGCTGGTTAACTTGGGACACGCTCAAAG TGAAGAAACTAGGATAAAAATTGGAGTGGGCGTTCGAGTTGGGTGGGAAAGACGACGTGAAAAATTGATGCTGCAGGAGACGTGCTACTATGAGTGGAAACATTTAATTGCTGCAGCTTCCAGAGAGGGTCTTCTTGGTGAGGAAGAAGTGCAATGGGATTCATACAAGATTTTGAAGAAGCAGTATGAGGAAGAATGGCATCAGAGTGTCGAACTTAGAAAAAATATTTCGAGACCCAAAGGGAGCAAAAGGGCACCCAAGTCTTCTGAACAAAAGAGGAAGATAGCTGCAGCAATTGCTGCCAAGTGGGCAGATCCT GAATACCGTGACCGCGTTTGCTCAGGGCTGGCTAAATTTCATGGGACACCTGAAGGGGTAGAAAGAAAGCCCCGAAAAAGGCCAAGTATTGACGAGCAGACTCGAAAAACAAGTGCAAAGAAGAAAGTTGAGTCTGATGATCTTGCAAAGCATGAGACAAAGGACCAAAGAATTAGATTGAAGAAAAGCAGTACTCCACTTTACAAAGATCCTTTTGCAAGTTCCAAATTGGAGATGCTAAAAAATATCAGGGCACAAAGAGTTGCCGCAATGAACAAAAAAAGTGAAGCCATTTCTAGAGCAAA GTTACTGATTGCTGAAGCTGAGAAGGCTGCTACTGCCCTGGAAATAGCCTACAAAAGTAGCACTCTTGCTCAGGCTTCCCTATCGGAAAGCAGGGAGATAATATCTGAGGCAATATCTTTCATCAAATTGATGGAGAATGGAGATCCGGTCCTATGTGAGTTTTCAGATGCTACAACTGAACCGTTACTTCAGCAGCCAGAcacaaatattcaaatattgtCATCAAGTGATAGTGAAGCTGAAACTTATAGTTTAAATGCGTTTGCACTGTCAGATACAGTGAATGGAAATGCTGCAAATTCATGTTATGATGATTTGGTCAAAGCTGGCGAAAACTCTCGCCAGACGAGTTATGATGGTTTCCTTCCCCAAGAATCAATTAACAATGTGAATTGCACGAATGCAATAATGAATCTTGCTGATCCTAAACTAACTCCAAATGGGATTGCAAGCCATGGGAAGATTTCTTTACTGAATGGAGTAAAGAAAAACATACAATCTGGTAAAGCTGAAGGTCCCCTGAAACAAGAGAAAAAGACCAAGATATGGGTGTGTGGAAGACTGGTTGAGGTTGAGGAGCAAACATAG
- the LOC140973500 gene encoding protein STRUBBELIG-RECEPTOR FAMILY 7-like, with amino-acid sequence MRRKVEEGAMAVAILLIGILLFGLRCSNAATDPSDVSALNVMYSGLHSPQQLTKWILSGGDPCEDSWKGIKCSGTRVIEIKLSGLGLSGDLGYQLASLTSVTTFDVSNNNLGSSFPYFLPPNAEQLNLAGCRLNGRLSYYISQMSSLKSIDVSHNQLQELSVDFSKLSALSTLDLSFNAFTGDLPQSFRALTSITDMYLQDNQFNGTIDVLSNLPLENLNVENNHFNGWIPEQLKGINLHSKGNSWNSGPAPPPPPGTPPASRPNRNHNSGGAGGSSTAGSKSGIGSGAIAGIVVSVLIVGAVVAFFIIRRRSRRSAMDIEKLDRPFSPLASQEAQCTFQSAEMKPVQTSSSASMKIFETPVVINLRPPPADRSKSFDESDATAKPIVPIKRVNTSSINAKLYSVADLQVATGSFSVENLIGEGSVGQVYQAQLDDEKVVAVKKINSSALPNSKDFLEIVLDISRLNHPNVTELVGYCFEHGQHLLVYEFYKNGSLHEFLHLSDEYVKPISWNNRVKIALGTARALEYLHEVCSPSVVHKNFKSSNILLDAELNPHLSDCGLAENLIYKPDQASGYLAPEVSLSGQYTVKSDVYSFGVVMLELVTGRKPFDSSRPRSEQSLARWATPVLHDIDALSKMVDPALKGLFPVKSLSRFADAIALCVQPEPEFRPPISEVVEALVRLVQRSNMSKRTFGNEGTPRGETEDS; translated from the exons ATGAGAAGAAAGGTGGAGGAGGGGGCCATGGCGGTGGCGATTCTGTTAATTGGCATTCTACTTTTTGGGCTGAGATGCTCCAATGCGGCTACAGATCCATCTGATG TCTCTGCTCTCAATGTCATGTATAGTGGTTTGCATTCGCCACAGCAACTCACGAAATGGATCTTGAGTGGAGGAGATCCTTGTGAAGATTCTTGGAAGGGGATTAAATGCTCCGGAACTAGAGTCATCGAAAT AAAGTTATCGGGGCTTGGTCTATCTGGGGATCTGGGATACCAGTTAGCAAGTTTGACATCAGTTACTACTTT TGATGTCAGTAACAATAATCTCGGAAGCAGCTTTCCTTATTTTCTTCCTCCAAATGCGGAACAATT AAACCTTGCAGGCTGCAGACTAAATGGTCGCCTTTCCTATTATATATCGCAAATGTCTTCCCTAAAATCCAT TGATGTAAGTCACAATCAACTCCAGGAACTGAGTGTAGACTTCAGCAAGCTTTCTGCTCTCTCCACATT GGATCTTTCTTTTAATGCCTTTACAGGCGATCTTCCTCAAAGTTTCCGAGCACTGACAAGCATCACTGATAT GTATTTGCAAGACAATCAGTTTAATGGAACCATTGACGTCCTTTCGAATCTTCCACTTGAGAACTT gaatgttgaaaataatcattttaatggATGGATTCCAGAGCAGTTGAAAGGCATAAACTTGCA TTCAAAAGGTAATTCTTGGAACTCTGGGCCTGCACCTCCTCCTCCACCTGGTACTCCTCCTGCCAGCAGGCCCAACAGAAACCACAATTCTGGAGGCGCTGGTGGGTCTTCTACTGCTGGTAGCAAATCTGGTATAGGTTCTGGTGCCATTGCTGGAATTGTTGTATCAGTTTTGATTGTTGGAGCAGTTGTAGCTTTCTTCATCATAAGAAGAAGGTCCAGAAGGTCAGCCATGGACATTGAGAAACTTGATCGGCCTTTCAGTCCTCTTGCTTCACAGGAAGCTCAATGTACCTTCCAGTCTGCAGAGATGAAGCCTGTTCAAACTTCATCCTCAGCCAGCATGAAAATTTTCGAGACTCCTGTAGTGATAAACCTCAGACCTCCTCCTGCTGATCGTTCTAAATCATTTGACGAATCTGATGCCACGGCAAAGCCCATTGTTCCGATCAAGAGAGTCAATACATCTTCAATAAATGCTAAATTGTATTCAGTAGCTGACTTGCAAGTTGCTACTGGCAGTTTCAGCGTGGAAAATCTTATCGGAGAGGGATCAGTTGGACAAGTTTATCAAGCTCAATTGGATGATGAAAAG GTAGTTGctgtgaaaaaaataaattcatctgCTTTGCCCAATTCCAAAGATTTTCTGGAAATTGTGTTGGATATTTCGAGGTTGAATCATCCTAATGTAACTGAATTAGTGGGGTATTGCTTTGAGCATGGACAACACCTCCTCGTTTACGAGTTTTATAAAAATGGATCTCTACATGAATTTCTGCATCTCTCTGATGAATATGTTAAGCCAATATCATGGAACAATCGTGTCAAGATTGCGTTAGGGACTGCAAGAGCACTTGA GTACCTACATGAAGTTTGTTCACCATCGGTCgttcataaaaatttcaaatcatcaaACATATTACTTGATGCGGAGCTCAATCCTCACCTTTCAGATTGTGGATTAGCAGAAAATCTTATTTATAAACCAGATCAG GCATCTGGCTACCTTGCCCCTGAGGTTTCCTTATCTGGTCAGTATACCGTAAAGAGTGATGTATATAGTTTTGGGGTCGTGATGTTAGAACTTGTCACGGGACGCAAACCCTTTGATAG CTCGAGGCCGAGATCTGAGCAATCATTAGCTCGATGGGCAACACCCGTGCTCCATGATATCGATGCTCTCTCTAAGATGGTTGATCCGGCTTTGAAAGGGCTTTTCCCTGTCAAATCTCTCTCACGTTTTGCAGACGCAATTGCTCTCTGTGTCCAG CCTGAGCCGGAGTTCAGGCCTCCAATATCAGAAGTGGTTGAAGCTTTGGTTCGGCTAGTACAACGATCAAACATGAGCAAGAGAACTTTCGGAAACGAAGGGACCCCTCGAGGTGAAACTGAGGACAGTTGA